From Streptomyces sp. NBC_00683, one genomic window encodes:
- a CDS encoding DUF5713 family protein, with product MAITNQRMTEYAFLRGLYEDGYFPDRIVDKGRAVLVRLCERIEAERPADLAALYVLTTAATDEFNALEAEFEAAGSEIETVAREEIAEDFWCIATAYGFADADVEELIATREW from the coding sequence GTGGCGATCACGAACCAGCGCATGACGGAGTACGCGTTCCTGCGGGGGCTCTACGAGGACGGGTACTTCCCCGACCGCATCGTGGACAAGGGCAGGGCCGTCCTGGTCCGGCTCTGCGAACGGATCGAGGCCGAGCGCCCCGCCGACCTGGCGGCGCTGTACGTGCTGACGACGGCGGCGACCGACGAGTTCAACGCCCTGGAAGCGGAGTTCGAGGCAGCCGGCAGCGAGATCGAGACCGTCGCCCGCGAGGAGATAGCCGAGGACTTCTGGTGCATCGCGACGGCGTACGGGTTCGCGGACGCGGACGTGGAGGAGCTGATCGCCACCCGGGAGTGGTGA
- a CDS encoding RidA family protein, which yields MPGTVTLIRSAQLSDVAEYAYAATAPAGARPVFLAGACPLNEDGSTAAVGDYAGQAAKAFENMRTALAAAGASLEDVISTRVLVASTRQEDLVTAWAVVRAAFGEHDAPSTLLGVTVLGYADQLVEIEAVAAVLDS from the coding sequence ATGCCCGGTACCGTCACGTTGATCCGTTCCGCCCAGTTGTCCGACGTCGCCGAGTACGCCTACGCGGCCACGGCGCCCGCCGGCGCACGGCCGGTCTTCCTCGCCGGGGCGTGCCCGCTGAACGAGGACGGCTCGACGGCGGCTGTCGGTGACTACGCGGGCCAGGCGGCGAAGGCGTTCGAGAACATGCGGACCGCTCTCGCGGCCGCGGGCGCCTCCCTGGAGGACGTCATCAGTACGCGGGTGCTCGTCGCGTCCACGCGACAGGAGGACCTGGTCACCGCCTGGGCCGTGGTCCGGGCGGCGTTCGGGGAGCATGACGCCCCGAGTACGTTGCTGGGCGTCACCGTGCTCGGCTACGCCGACCAGCTCGTGGAGATCGAGGCCGTCGCCGCGGTGCTCGACTCCTGA
- a CDS encoding MFS transporter, protein MQPTPSRVPFVRRLAVPGGRDGRLMLVVAIVDKVGTGLWMGVATLYFVYVTHLSVSQIGLLLGVSGVLGIAGPPLAGRLADRFPVTRLLVAAQLVRGAALVALLTTHDFRLLVLYSALGALPDRASSVLTKLFAARVAGPQRVRYQAIQRTAVNIGWAVGGTGAAAVLTVGTVLAYQVLLLANAASYLVMAVLTLRCTEPPAPGRVVAGPGGATNGNALPVARPEGATPWRDRRYLAFTGTEIWLFLDDSVLQVGFPLWIVHATSAPVGLAPLVLVLNSVLVIALQVPLSRFGETRAAARRLLVPIGAVFLTGGVALAASAGGGPWFATGAVVVAAVAFTLAEILHSLSSWELSVALAPPEAQGAYLGVHGLAQSAQRSLGPVVVGAAVSAGALAWPVLGATLALACLAQHRLVRPKAAPDAPAVRALPSAAKPAGVRQSDGS, encoded by the coding sequence ATGCAGCCGACACCGAGCCGCGTCCCGTTCGTCCGGCGCCTGGCCGTCCCGGGCGGCCGGGACGGCCGGCTGATGCTGGTGGTCGCGATCGTCGACAAGGTCGGCACCGGCCTGTGGATGGGCGTGGCGACGCTCTACTTCGTCTACGTCACGCATCTGTCGGTGTCTCAGATCGGCCTGCTGCTGGGGGTGTCCGGCGTCCTCGGCATCGCCGGGCCCCCGCTCGCCGGGCGGCTGGCCGACCGCTTCCCCGTCACCCGCCTCCTGGTCGCCGCCCAACTGGTCAGGGGCGCGGCCCTGGTCGCGTTGCTGACCACGCACGACTTCCGGCTGCTGGTCCTGTACTCGGCGCTGGGCGCGCTGCCCGACCGTGCGTCGAGCGTGCTGACCAAACTGTTCGCCGCACGCGTGGCCGGCCCGCAACGCGTCCGCTACCAGGCGATCCAGCGCACCGCGGTGAACATCGGATGGGCCGTGGGCGGTACGGGAGCCGCTGCCGTACTCACGGTCGGAACCGTCCTCGCCTACCAGGTCCTGCTGCTCGCCAACGCCGCGTCCTACCTGGTCATGGCGGTCCTGACGCTCCGGTGCACGGAGCCGCCCGCCCCCGGCCGCGTCGTCGCCGGACCCGGTGGCGCCACCAACGGGAATGCTCTTCCGGTCGCGCGCCCCGAGGGGGCGACACCCTGGCGCGACCGCCGCTATCTCGCCTTCACCGGTACGGAGATCTGGCTGTTCCTGGACGACAGCGTGCTCCAGGTCGGATTCCCGCTGTGGATCGTCCACGCCACCAGCGCCCCGGTCGGGCTGGCACCGCTCGTCCTCGTCCTCAACAGCGTTCTGGTGATAGCGCTCCAGGTCCCCCTGTCCCGCTTCGGGGAGACCCGCGCCGCGGCCCGACGCCTGCTCGTCCCGATCGGTGCCGTGTTCCTCACGGGAGGGGTGGCGCTCGCGGCCTCGGCCGGAGGCGGCCCCTGGTTCGCCACCGGCGCCGTCGTCGTCGCGGCCGTCGCCTTCACCCTGGCGGAGATCCTGCACTCCCTCTCCTCCTGGGAACTCTCCGTCGCCCTCGCACCTCCTGAGGCGCAGGGCGCCTACCTCGGGGTGCACGGCCTGGCCCAGTCGGCGCAGCGCAGCCTGGGGCCTGTCGTCGTCGGGGCCGCGGTGAGCGCCGGCGCGCTGGCCTGGCCGGTGCTCGGCGCCACCCTGGCGCTGGCCTGCCTGGCCCAGCACCGGCTGGTCCGGCCGAAGGCCGCCCCGGACGCCCCCGCGGTGCGGGCCCTGCCGAGTGCCGCGAAGCCTGCGGGAGTACGGCAGTCCGACGGCTCCTGA
- a CDS encoding GntR family transcriptional regulator, with product MAEQYGITGGTAREISASVEGRVADGTLRPGSSLPPVRRLAEELGVSAGTVAAAYKELRGRGVVMTLGRGGTVVASAPVVTSRRPPRVPSGLRDLAGGHPDPACLPVLNPPARVEPVPGSHRAAPRLAALEEAARDWFARDGVPTGSVTFAHGALDCIARLLSTELKPGDAVAVEDPGFHHLLDLVPALALRMLPVAVDDEGIRPEALRAALRAGARALVCSPRAQSPLGARFTVGRRDELLSVLRDFPDVLVVEDDHNADIAGAAAVSLTSGALPRWAQVRTVSKHLGIDLRWAALACDPATLARHDGRMLLTSGWVSHILQTTVADLLTDPAVTRLVAGAARTYTTRRDALSTALEQHGISSHGVSGLNVWVPVRDESAVVNGLRTRGWWTAAGTRFRIASPPGVRVTTATLTPAESRVLARDFADTLAESQAVYGG from the coding sequence GTGGCAGAACAATATGGGATCACGGGTGGTACGGCCAGAGAGATTTCCGCCTCCGTGGAAGGCCGCGTGGCCGACGGCACGCTCCGCCCGGGCTCCTCGCTGCCCCCGGTGCGCCGGCTCGCCGAGGAACTGGGCGTGAGCGCCGGCACGGTGGCGGCCGCCTACAAGGAGCTGCGCGGGCGCGGGGTGGTGATGACCCTGGGGCGCGGCGGCACGGTGGTGGCGTCCGCTCCCGTCGTCACCTCGCGACGCCCTCCACGGGTGCCGTCCGGATTGCGTGACCTGGCGGGCGGGCACCCCGATCCCGCCTGCCTCCCGGTGCTGAACCCGCCCGCGCGCGTGGAGCCCGTGCCCGGATCGCACCGGGCCGCGCCCAGGCTCGCCGCACTCGAGGAGGCGGCCCGCGACTGGTTCGCCCGCGACGGCGTGCCCACCGGTTCGGTGACGTTCGCCCACGGGGCGCTGGACTGCATCGCCCGGCTGCTCTCCACCGAGCTCAAGCCCGGCGACGCCGTGGCCGTGGAGGATCCCGGCTTCCACCACCTCCTCGACCTCGTCCCGGCGCTCGCGCTGCGCATGCTGCCGGTGGCGGTCGACGACGAGGGCATCCGCCCCGAGGCGCTGCGGGCGGCCCTGCGCGCGGGGGCACGCGCGCTGGTGTGCAGCCCCCGCGCCCAGAGCCCGCTCGGCGCGCGGTTCACCGTCGGGCGCAGGGACGAACTCCTCTCCGTGCTCCGCGACTTCCCCGATGTGCTGGTCGTGGAGGACGACCACAACGCGGACATCGCCGGTGCGGCCGCGGTGAGCCTCACCTCCGGCGCACTGCCCCGCTGGGCGCAGGTGCGCACCGTGTCCAAGCACCTGGGCATCGATCTGCGCTGGGCCGCCCTCGCCTGCGACCCCGCCACCCTCGCGCGCCACGACGGCCGGATGCTGCTGACCTCCGGATGGGTCAGCCACATCCTGCAGACGACCGTGGCGGACCTCCTGACCGACCCGGCGGTGACCCGGCTGGTGGCCGGGGCCGCCCGCACGTACACCACCCGCCGGGACGCCCTGAGCACCGCGCTGGAGCAGCACGGCATCTCCTCCCACGGCGTGAGCGGCCTCAACGTGTGGGTGCCCGTCCGGGACGAGTCCGCCGTCGTCAACGGGCTGCGCACACGCGGCTGGTGGACCGCGGCGGGCACCCGTTTCCGTATCGCGTCCCCGCCCGGCGTGCGCGTCACCACCGCGACCCTCACCCCCGCCGAATCCCGCGTCCTCGCCCGTGACTTCGCGGACACCCTCGCGGAGTCACAAGCGGTGTACGGCGGTTAG
- a CDS encoding PucR family transcriptional regulator produces MPDSPAGPPTPPIPLAELLAREELGLRRIAGPDHADLLWVHTSEMADPYPYLLGGELLLSAGVLLTDPDTYVARLVEAGAAALGFGVAPVHDTVPAALVEACDRHGLPLLEVPPQTPFTAIARAVWRLMAEARHRELRRVTRAQQALATAAARPDPVPAVLHQLAVQLEGRVVLLTREGAELHTAGGHPPPEERAALAQLSRVVSSGRRASPASATDTLNGTQLAAYALSGGQGLALALATRRRDPGDHTVAGIAVVLLALLTAPHQGADAAGRSAALVRMLLGAPPQEAAPLLSDDGAPWTVVHARRADGTVPDPLTAGALGASLGSALVDAHGETVRVLLTGHRGATAQPGWILGASAPSPATALPTADTEAARALGRAEATRSPLATHRAGSGGLAALVPADRAEAHARTLLAPLTAPLAETLRCWLSLHGSWDRTAVALRIHRNTVRQRIARCAELLDADLDDMDVRAELWLVLR; encoded by the coding sequence ATGCCGGACTCCCCCGCCGGGCCGCCGACCCCGCCCATCCCCCTGGCCGAGCTGCTGGCCAGGGAGGAACTCGGGCTGCGCCGGATCGCCGGTCCGGACCACGCGGATCTGCTGTGGGTGCACACCTCCGAGATGGCCGACCCGTACCCGTACCTGCTCGGCGGCGAGCTTCTGCTGAGCGCCGGGGTGCTGCTCACCGACCCGGACACCTACGTGGCCCGGCTGGTGGAGGCGGGGGCGGCTGCGCTCGGTTTCGGGGTGGCGCCGGTGCACGACACGGTGCCGGCGGCACTGGTGGAGGCATGTGACCGGCACGGTCTGCCGCTGCTGGAAGTGCCCCCTCAGACCCCCTTCACGGCGATCGCGCGGGCGGTGTGGCGGCTGATGGCGGAGGCCCGCCACCGCGAGCTGCGCCGGGTGACCCGCGCCCAGCAGGCCCTGGCGACGGCAGCCGCCCGGCCCGACCCGGTACCCGCGGTGCTCCACCAGCTCGCCGTACAGCTGGAGGGCCGGGTGGTGCTGCTCACCAGGGAGGGCGCGGAGCTGCACACGGCGGGCGGCCATCCGCCTCCGGAGGAGCGGGCGGCCCTGGCCCAGCTGTCCCGGGTGGTCTCCTCCGGCCGGCGGGCCTCCCCCGCTTCCGCGACCGACACCCTGAACGGCACGCAGCTCGCCGCCTACGCGCTGAGCGGTGGCCAGGGGCTGGCCCTGGCCCTGGCGACCCGCCGGCGCGACCCCGGCGACCACACCGTCGCCGGGATCGCCGTCGTCCTGCTCGCCCTGCTGACCGCCCCGCACCAGGGCGCGGACGCGGCGGGCCGTTCGGCGGCGCTCGTGCGGATGCTGCTGGGGGCACCCCCGCAGGAGGCGGCCCCGCTCCTCTCGGACGACGGCGCACCCTGGACGGTGGTCCATGCCCGCCGTGCGGACGGCACGGTCCCCGACCCGCTCACCGCCGGAGCACTCGGCGCGTCGCTGGGCTCCGCCCTGGTCGACGCGCACGGCGAAACGGTACGGGTCCTGCTCACCGGCCACCGCGGGGCGACGGCGCAGCCGGGCTGGATCCTCGGTGCGTCCGCCCCCTCCCCCGCCACGGCCCTGCCCACCGCCGACACCGAGGCGGCCCGCGCCCTGGGCCGCGCGGAGGCCACCCGCTCCCCGCTGGCCACGCACCGTGCCGGTAGTGGAGGACTGGCCGCCCTGGTACCCGCCGACCGGGCCGAGGCCCACGCCCGCACCCTCCTGGCCCCGCTCACCGCTCCCCTGGCCGAGACGCTGCGGTGCTGGCTGAGCCTGCACGGCAGCTGGGACCGGACGGCCGTGGCCCTGCGGATCCACCGCAACACGGTCCGCCAGCGCATCGCACGCTGCGCGGAGCTGCTGGACGCGGACCTGGACGACATGGACGTACGCGCGGAGCTCTGGCTGGTGCTGCGCTGA
- a CDS encoding sodium:solute symporter, with translation MAVDYAVIVVYLAGMLAMGWWGMRRAKSKSEFLVAGRRLGPWMYSGTMAAIVLGGASTIGGVGLGYQYGLSGAWMVFTIGLGLLALSVFFSARIARLKVYTVSEMLDLRYGGRAGLISGVVMWAYTLMLAVTSTIAYATIFDVLFDLDRTLSIILGGAIVVAYSTLGGMWSITLTDMVQFVVKTIGVLLLLLPIAVIKAGGFSEMKAQLPTEYFDPLGIGGETIFTYVLIYTFGMLIGQDIWQRVFTARSDRTARWGGTVAGTYCLVYAVAGAVIGTAAKVMYPKLPSADAAFATIVKDELPVGVRGLVLAAALAAVMSTSSGALIACATVANNDIWSRLRGAVSRGDGEERDEVKGNRVFILIMGIAVIAIAIALNNVVEALTVAYNLLVGGLLVPILGGLLWRRGTAAGALASVCVGGVAVIGLMATYGILANEPVYYGLLASLAVYVIVSLATKPTDAAVLVAWRERLAGRGAEAEPAPAPEPATT, from the coding sequence ATGGCTGTCGACTACGCAGTGATCGTCGTCTATCTGGCCGGCATGCTCGCCATGGGCTGGTGGGGCATGCGCCGCGCCAAGTCCAAGAGCGAGTTCCTGGTCGCCGGCCGGCGGCTCGGCCCCTGGATGTACTCCGGCACCATGGCGGCGATCGTCCTCGGCGGCGCCTCGACGATCGGCGGGGTCGGCCTCGGCTACCAGTACGGGCTCTCCGGCGCCTGGATGGTCTTCACCATCGGCCTCGGGCTGCTCGCCCTGTCCGTCTTCTTCTCGGCCCGCATCGCCCGGCTGAAGGTCTACACGGTCTCCGAGATGCTCGACCTGCGCTACGGCGGCAGGGCGGGGCTCATATCCGGCGTCGTCATGTGGGCCTACACCCTGATGCTCGCGGTCACCTCCACGATCGCGTACGCCACGATCTTCGACGTCCTCTTCGACCTCGACCGCACCCTCTCGATCATCCTCGGCGGCGCCATCGTCGTCGCGTACTCGACGCTCGGCGGCATGTGGTCGATCACGCTCACCGACATGGTGCAGTTCGTCGTCAAGACGATCGGCGTCCTGCTGCTGCTCCTGCCGATCGCGGTCATCAAGGCGGGCGGCTTCAGCGAGATGAAGGCCCAGCTGCCCACCGAGTACTTCGACCCGCTGGGCATCGGCGGCGAGACGATCTTCACGTACGTCCTGATCTACACCTTCGGCATGCTGATCGGCCAGGACATCTGGCAGCGCGTGTTCACGGCCCGCAGCGACCGCACGGCACGCTGGGGCGGAACCGTCGCCGGTACCTACTGCCTGGTGTACGCGGTCGCCGGGGCCGTCATCGGCACGGCGGCCAAGGTCATGTACCCGAAGCTGCCCAGTGCGGACGCCGCCTTCGCGACCATCGTCAAGGACGAACTGCCGGTCGGCGTGCGCGGCCTGGTGCTGGCAGCCGCACTCGCCGCGGTGATGTCGACGTCCTCCGGTGCGCTGATCGCCTGCGCGACCGTGGCGAACAACGACATCTGGTCGCGGCTGCGGGGAGCGGTCAGCAGGGGGGACGGCGAGGAGCGCGACGAGGTGAAGGGCAACCGGGTCTTCATCCTGATCATGGGCATCGCCGTCATCGCCATCGCCATCGCGCTCAACAACGTCGTCGAAGCCCTGACCGTCGCCTACAACCTGCTCGTCGGCGGGCTGCTGGTGCCGATCCTGGGCGGCCTCCTGTGGCGCAGGGGCACGGCCGCGGGCGCGCTGGCCTCCGTCTGTGTGGGCGGCGTCGCGGTGATCGGGCTGATGGCGACCTACGGGATCCTCGCCAACGAGCCGGTCTACTACGGGCTGCTCG